CGTTCGAataccgaaaaatttttcaaataaaagttatttagaatttaatttataataaattattttaataaacttttttaatattattactagATTGGGCTGTATACTGGtacaaaaaatagttaatttgaggttatgttgataattattactttaatcAATAAGCACTTCGAATAAAACatgtttgtaatttaattataaacaatttttattaaaacaattttttaaaatttttgcttgGTAGCGTTATACACTGCAATTACTTTATTTCCCACTGAAGAGTacacaacaatttttatctatatcgaaaaatttttcaaataaaagttatttagaacttaattcataataaattattttaataaacttttttaatattattactaaattGGGCTGTATACtggtacaaaaaataattaatttgggGTTATGtcgataattattattagtatcaAAAAGTATTATGAATAAAACATGTTTATAattcaattataaacaatttttattaaaacaatttttcaaaatttttacttgGTGGCGCTATACgctgtaattattttatttcccaCTGAAGAGTACACAACAATTCTTTTCcatatcgaaaaatttttcaaataaaagttatttagaatttaatttataataaattattttaataaacttttttaatattattactagATTGGGCTGTATACtggtacaaaaaataattaatttgaggttatgttgataattattattggtatcaaaaagtttttcgaataaaacatgtttataatttaattataaacaatttttattaaaacaattttttaaaatttttgcttaGTGGCGTTATACACTGCAATTACTTTATTTCCCACTGAAGAGTacacaacaatttttatctatatcgaaaaatttttcaaataaaagttatttagaatttaatttataataaattattttaataaacttatttaatattattactagATTGGGCTGTATACtggtacaaaaaataattaatttgaggttatgtcgataattattattggtatcaaaaagtttttcgaataaaacatgtttataatttaattataaacaatttctgttaaaacaatttttcaaaatttttacttaGTGGCGCTATACgctgtaattattttatttcccaCTGAAGAGTACACAACAATTCTTTTCtatatcgaaaaatttttcaaataaaagttatttagaatttcatttataacaaattattttaataaacttttttaatattactacTACATTGGGCTGTATActgatacaaaaaataattaatttgaggttatgtcgaTAATTCTTATTAGCATCAAAAAGTATTTCGAATAAAacatgtttataatttaattataaacaatttttattaatacaatttttcaaaatttttgctaGGTGGCGCTATACgctgtaattattttatttcccactgaagagtacacaacaatttttatctatatcgaaaaatttttcaaataaaagttatttagaatttaatttataacaaattattttaataaagttttttaatattcttattagatggcgctgtatactggtacaaaaaataattaatttgaggttatgttgataattattactttaatcaaaaaatatttcgaataaaacatatttataatataattataaacaatttttattaatacaatttttcaaaatttttgctaGGTGGCGCTATACGCcgcaattattttatttcccaCTGAAGAGTACGCAACAATTCTTTTCtatatcgaaaaatttttcaaataaaaattatttagaatttaatttataataaattattttaataaacttttttaatattattactagATGGTGCTGTGCACtggtacaaaaaataattaatttgaggttatgttgataattattactttaacCCTTTGTATCCCGGCGGTAttttaaagtaccggtagttttaaacactcattttaaactgtagtcatctattcggcgcatttagaACTATCGGTACTTTCTACTaagtttatacgaaaatataagttttattgcaaccttttttttctcaatatttttccaatccaacccaacaattattatacatcattttaaagagaaagctttgagctttaatttagaacaagtctcattccttaatttcaataaatacgatttccaggaatttttatattagcatcttttttgacacttttaatttatacgaaaatgtaagttttgtttcaacattttttttctcaatatttttccaatccaacccaacaagtattatacatcattttaaagagagagatttgaactttaatttagaacaactctcattccttaatttcaataaataaggcttccaggaatttttaaattagcatcttttttgacacttttagtttatacgaaaatgtaagttttgtttcaacattttttttctcaatatttttcgaatccaacccaacaattattatacataattttaaagagaaagctttgagctttaatttagagtaagtctcattccttaatttcaataaataaggcttccaggaatttttaaattagcatcttttttgacacttttagtttatacgaaaatataagttttatttcaacattctttttctcaatatttttccaatccaacccaacaattattatacataattttaaagagaaagctttgagctttaatttagagtaagtctcattccttaatttcaataaatacgacttccaggaatttttaaattagcatcttttttgacatttttaggttatatcaaaatgtaagtttaatttcaacattttttttctcaatatttttccaatccaacccaacaattattatacatcattttaaagagaaagctttgagctttaatttagaataagtctcattctttaatttcaataaatacggcttccaggaatttttaatgtagcatcttttttaacacttttaggatatacgaaaatgtaagttttatatcaatatttttttcacaaactttcaaaatttttgacttcttgggacacaaagggttaatcaaaaaatatttcgaataaaatatatttataattcaattataaacaatttttattaacacaatttttcaaaatttttgcttGGTGGCATTATACgctgaaattattttatttcccaCTGAAGAGTACACAACAATTCTTATCtatatcgaaaaatttttcaaataaaagttatttagaatttaatttataaccaattactttaataaacttttttaatagtaTTCTTGGAAGGTGCTGTATACTGATAATATGACTTCCAAAATCTGTTAATCtgctaatttaaattttttagcttGAATACGCCGAATTATGTGACCGATTAACTTTCGAACAACCCGGTTCGTTTCCGGTTGAGCGTTTATGCAGAGAATACACATCCCACGTCCAAGATGCCATCCTAAAAAAAGAAGCCGCAATTGTTGTGAATGaaacttacaaaaaaataattagcgTTATGAAGAAAGATCAAATTTATTTCGACCAAATTCTGTACTGTTTAAACCAAGATGCCCGAAAACAAGCCAAATGCATGTTTGATACCATCATGCTCGGGCAATTAGCCATCGAATATTTAGATGATCGCCGCGAAGATTTCAGAGAACTCGAAGCAGCCGTTCAATGCGATATGACACTAAGAAAACAAACCGTTAAATCAACAAGACAAGTCGTCGAAAGTTTatcgaaaaacatcaaattttacaTAAGAAGAGacgtaaatatttattttaaataacatttattttaataacatttaattttagagcGACACTAATTTACCAGGAGATCTCTTTTTAAACACCAACACCGATATTGAAGCGGAAGTTGCTGAATTATGCAGAACTTTAGATCAACTCAAAGAAGCGTTTAgcgtaaattattatttacaacTTTTCGACTGCTTAAAAGAACAAGATCGCCAAGCTCAACGATTAAGAGCTTTATGCGATCGTACTTTGGAAGGTCGCGATACTTTACAGAACCGTTTAAATCACGCCAATTTAAGTTACACGGAAATGGTGAATTCAGTTTGCGATGGCACGGCCGATtatgttgaagaaaaaagatCGTTATTGGAATCGTTGGAGTACGGGGAATTTCGTAAAAAGGAAGCCATTAAAAAACGCGAGGTCGTCTCAACCGTATTGACAAacgtaaaaatttcattacaaCAAATGGAACAAATGTGTAAAGTTGTACGCGATCCgaaagaaaagaaagtaaCGCCGAAACTTCCGTCCGTCGAAAAAAGCGTTGCTCTG
This region of Onthophagus taurus isolate NC chromosome 3, IU_Otau_3.0, whole genome shotgun sequence genomic DNA includes:
- the LOC111420163 gene encoding uncharacterized protein; the protein is MDMLSIRKVRLHGMKDSRWMTKDKITQYKGLINLFKRDKKISNSDKSVATKRDKRALATLKKEIAGDRDLLDNALYGDKQIIRNALLSDKRIQLAYERLEPHIIVEHLQQQKFNCRKKMDLMQFEKLQKAKRLVTVKLEYAELCDRLTFEQPGSFPVERLCREYTSHVQDAILKKEAAIVVNETYKKIISVMKKDQIYFDQILYCLNQDARKQAKCMFDTIMLGQLAIEYLDDRREDFRELEAAVQCDMTLRKQTVKSTRQVVESLSKNIKFYIRRDSDTNLPGDLFLNTNTDIEAEVAELCRTLDQLKEAFSVNYYLQLFDCLKEQDRQAQRLRALCDRTLEGRDTLQNRLNHANLSYTEMVNSVCDGTADYVEEKRSLLESLEYGEFRKKEAIKKREVVSTVLTNVKISLQQMEQMCKVVRDPKEKKVTPKLPSVEKSVALIKAARHPQMMKQMYEHLIKDVIDIKEVCDEIINILTPKLAVVMAAAAGVVLDERTHGLADSQLQRMTSKRTPSVLREIAGPTESLVEGLTMEDFGIPTRADIKAQSDEIVLICTKSDDS